In a genomic window of Vigna angularis cultivar LongXiaoDou No.4 chromosome 6, ASM1680809v1, whole genome shotgun sequence:
- the LOC108341800 gene encoding probable linoleate 9S-lipoxygenase 5, translating into MDKRDRMRGRVVLMKKNVLDFNDLSASLLDRLHEFVGKRVSLQLISASQADPVEGNEMKGKLGKPAYLEDWITTITPLTAGESEFRVTFDWDDDSIGTPGAFLIRNHHHTEFYLKSMTLENVPGHGVIHFNCNSWVYPAHKYKKDRIFFSNKAYLPSETPEPLLKYREEELESLRGDGRGTLQEWDRVYDYAYYNDLSDPDKGAEYARPVLGGSTEYPYPRRGRTGRPPTKSDARSESRLNLAMSLDIYVPKDERFGHLKLSDFLASALKSIVQVIKPELESLFDSTPDEFDSFEDVFKLYEGGIKVPEGILKNVRDKIPAELLKEILRTDGERFLKFPVPQVIKEDKSAWRSDEEFAREMLAGVNPVIIRCLQEFPPASKLDGKVYGNQTSTIRKEHIESKMDGLTVDEAIRHKKLFILDHHDALIPYMRRINSTSTKTYASRTILFLQNDGTLKPLAIELSLPHSEGDQYGVISKVYTPADEGVENSIWQLAKAYVAVNDSGYHQLITHWLHTHAVIEPFIIAANRCLSVLHPIHILLHPHFRDTMNINALARQILINAGGFLEATVFPSKYSMEMSSVIYKNWNFPDQALPTDLIKRGMAVKDSSSQHGLRLVIEDYPYAVDGLEIWFAIKNWVQEYCSFYYQDDDTVKEDRELQFWWKELREEGHGDKKNEPWWPKMQTREDLVEVCTIIIWVASAQHASTNFGQYPYAGFLPNRPTISRRFMPEEGTPEYDELVDNPEKAFLKTITAQLQTLIGISLIEILSRHSSDEVYLGQRDTPHWTCDVEPLKAFEKFGEKLAQIGVRIVKMNTDGKHRNRVGPVNMPYTLLYPSSKTGLTGMGIPNSVAI; encoded by the exons ATGGACAAGAGAGATAGAATGAGAGGGAGAGTGGTGTTgatgaagaaaaatgttttGGACTTCAACGATTTGAGTGCCTCCTTGCTCGATCGTCTTCATGAGTTTGTGGGAAAACGCGTTTCTCTTCAACTCATAAGTGCTTCTCAAGCTGATCCTG TTGAAGGTAACGAGATGAAAGGTAAACTGGGAAAGCCTGCATATTTGGAAGATTGGATCACCACAATCACACCCTTGACCGCCGGTGAATCAGAATTCAGGGTCACATTTGATTGGGATGATGATTCTATAGGAACCCCAGGAGcttttttaataagaaatcaTCACCACACTGAGTTCTACCTGAAAAGCATGACACTTGAAAATGTTCCTGGCCATGGTGTCATCCACTTTAACTGCAACTCTTGGGTATACCCTGCACACAAGTATAAAAAGGATCGCATTTTCTTCAGCAACAAG GCATACCTTCCAAGTGAAACGCCAGAGCCACTTCTTAAGTATAGAGAAGAAGAACTAGAGAGTTTGAGAGGGGATGGAAGAGGGACCCTACAAGAGTGGGATAGGGTGTATGACTATGCATACTACAATGATTTGAGTGATCCAGATAAGGGTGCAGAATATGCTCGTCCAGTTCTGGGAGGTTCCACTGAATATCCATACCCTCGAAGAGGAAGAACTGGTAGACCACCTACAAAATCAG ATGCCAGAAGTGAGAGTAGATTGAATTTGGCCATGAGCTTGGACATCTATGTTCCAAAGGATGAAAGATTTGGACACTTGAAATTGTCAGACTTTCTTGCTAGTGCACTGAAGTCCATAGTTCAAGTTATCAAACCTGAGCTGGAATCTCTATTTGACAGCACCCCTGATGAGTTTGATAGCTTTGAAGATGTGTTTAAACTCTATGAAGGTGGGATCAAGGTGCCTGAAGGTATACTTAAGAATGTTAGAGATAAAATCCCTGCAGAGCTGCTCAAAGAAATTCTCCGAACTGATGGAGAAAGGTTCCTCAAGTTTCCCGTGCCTCAAGTGattaaag AAGATAAGTCTGCATGGAGAAGCGATGAAGAATTTGCTAGAGAGATGTTGGCTGGTGTAAACCCTGTTATTATTCGCTGCCTCCAA GAATTCCCACCAGCAAGTAAGCTGGATGGTAAAGTCTATGGCAACCAAACCAGTACAATAAGGAAAGAACACATTGAGAGCAAAATGGATGGGCTCACAGTAGATGAG GCTATCAGACATAAGAAGCTGTTCATATTAGATCACCATGATGCGCTGATACCATACATGAGGAGGATAAACTCCACTTCTACAAAGACTTACGCCAGCAGAACAATTCTTTTCTTGCAAAACGATGGAACTTTGAAGCCATTGGCTATTGAGTTGAGTTTGCCACATTCTGAAGGAGACCAATATGGTGTCATAAGTAAGGTTTACACTCCTGCAGATGAGGGTGTTGAAAATTCCATCTGGCAGTTAGCTAAAGCTTATGTAGCAGTAAACGACTCAGGCTATCATCAGCTTATAACCCACTG GTTGCACACTCATGCAGTGATTGAACCATTCATCATAGCTGCAAATAGATGTCTTAGCGTGCTTCACCCTATTCATATACTCCTGCATCCACACTTTCGTGACACCATGAACATAAATGCACTAGCAAGACAAATCCTCATCAACGCCGGTGGCTTTTTAGAGGCCACAGTTTTTCCATCAAAGTATTCCATGGAGATGTCATCTGTGATTTATAAGAACTGGAATTTCCCTGACCAAGCATTACCCACAGATCTCATCAAGAG AGGAATGGCGGTTAAAGATTCCAGCTCTCAACACGGCCTTCGACTTGTGATTGAGGATTATCCGTACGCTGTTGACGGGCTAGAGATTTGGTTTGCAATAAAGAACTGGGTTCAGGAATATTGCTCCTTTTACTACCAGGATGATGACACGGTTAAGGAAGATCGAGAACTACAATTTTGGTGGAAGGAGTTAAGAGAGGAGGGTCACGGTGACAAGAAAAATGAGCCTTGGTGGCCAAAGATGCAGACTCGTGAAGACCTCGTAGAAGTGTGCACTATCATCATATGGGTTGCTTCAGCCCAGCATGCATCCACCAACTTTGGCCAATACCCTTATGCAGGTTTCCTTCCAAACCGTCCAACCATAAGCCGAAGATTCATGCCTGAGGAAGGAACTCCTGAATATGATGAACTTGTGGACAACCCTGAGAAGGCTTTTCTGAAAACAATCACAGCACAGTTGCAGACCCTTATAGGCATTTCACTCATAGAAATATTGTCTAGGCACTCTTCTGATGAGGTGTACCTTGGACAGAGAGACACTCCTCACTGGACTTGTGATGTGGAACCATTGAAAGCCTTTGAGAAGTTTGGAGAAAAGCTGGCGCAAATCGGAGTAAGGATTGTGAAAATGAACACTGATGGGAAACACAGAAACAGAGTTGGACCAGTTAACATGCCTTACACTTTGCTTTATCCCAGCAGCAAAACTGGACTCACTGGCATGGGAATTCCCAACAGTGTCGCAATTTAA
- the LOC128197432 gene encoding protein SEMI-ROLLED LEAF 2-like isoform X2 yields MRLYSWRAIVNDKGELNVPVDDAKNPGFWSRICVQNMAKLAKEGTTVRRVLESLFRYFDSANLWSPEHGLALSVLLNMQSIIENSDCRCRSCS; encoded by the exons ATGAGGCTTTATTCTTGGAGAGCGATAGTGAATGACAAAGGAGAACTTAACGTGCCTGT GGACGATGCCAAAAACCCTGGATTTTGGTCAAGGATTTGCGTACAAAATATGGCAAAGTTAGCTAAGGAGGGTACAACAGTTCGACGTGTTCTAGAGTCCTTGTTCCGCTATTTTGATAGTGCCAATCTGTGGTCTCCAGAACATGGGCTTGCTCTTTCTGTTCTGCTTAACATGCAGTCTATAATTGAAAATTCTG ATTGCAGATGCAGGTCCTGTTCTTGA
- the LOC128197432 gene encoding protein SEMI-ROLLED LEAF 2-like isoform X1, whose product MRLYSWRAIVNDKGELNVPVDDAKNPGFWSRICVQNMAKLAKEGTTVRRVLESLFRYFDSANLWSPEHGLALSVLLNMQSIIENSGQNTHLLLSILVKHLDHKNVLKNPNMQLDIVGVITHLAKETRVQQSVAIIGALSDMMRHL is encoded by the exons ATGAGGCTTTATTCTTGGAGAGCGATAGTGAATGACAAAGGAGAACTTAACGTGCCTGT GGACGATGCCAAAAACCCTGGATTTTGGTCAAGGATTTGCGTACAAAATATGGCAAAGTTAGCTAAGGAGGGTACAACAGTTCGACGTGTTCTAGAGTCCTTGTTCCGCTATTTTGATAGTGCCAATCTGTGGTCTCCAGAACATGGGCTTGCTCTTTCTGTTCTGCTTAACATGCAGTCTATAATTGAAAATTCTG GACAGAATACACATTTGTTACTGTCCATTTTAGTCAAGCACCTCGATCACAAGAATGTCTTAAAAAATCCTAATATGCAACTTGACATAGTTGGGGTTATTACGCATCTCGCTAAAGAAACAAGGGTTCAACAATCTGTGGCTATAATTGGTGCATTGAGTGATATGATGAGACACCTGTGA